AGGCGCAGGCCGAGTGGGCCGCCAGGACCAAGCGAGGTGGACCCCGAAACGGACGGCCCGGAGCCCGCACCAGGCCCGCGCCTACCCGGGCCGCTCCCGCGGCCTGGCCCTCGGCGCGGGCTCCTCCCCGCTTCCCCCGACTTCACACGGCGGCCTCGGACCAACTCCCTCACTCCCGCCCGAGGGGCCGGCCTCAGAGCCCGCCTTGGCCCCGCTTTCCCGCCCCTGAACCCCGGCCccgcgggcggcgggcggcgctTCCTGCGCCCCGGGACTCCATTAAACCCGCCCGGAGACCACGCCGGGCCCAGAGCGTCTGCCTTCTTGACTCATTCTTATTTCCGGGGTTGGGGCGGGGCGGGCGGGGCACCacggggcaggggcggggccgcgggacggggaggccggggcgggcgggTCCTCCGGACGCCgctgcggggcggggcggggcggggctgagCGTGTTTACATCCGCCGGGTGCGCGGCGTCGCCGCCCGAGgtcgttctgctcgggtaccATCCTCCGCGCCATGGACACCAGCGACCTGTTCGCCAGCTGCAGGAAGGGGGATGTGGGCCGAGTGCGGTGAGGATCCCGCAGTCCCGGGGAGGGTGCGGGAGGTGGCCGCCCTCGGAACGCCTCGGGCCCTGGGACGGGCGGCTGGGCGGCCGCGGAGAGGCGGGCGCCTCTGCCGGGTCACAGCCCTCGGAGCGCCCCCGCGGGGCAGACCACCCGGACCCCCGCCGCAGCCCCCCAGCGGAAGCGCGCTGGGGCGGGGACACTGATGGCCATTGACCCCCGGAGGGCTTCCTGTAAGAAGGGACTGCTCCGCGGAGGCCCGAAGGCGCAGAAGTGGGCGGAGAGAAAGGCGGGCCACTGTTCGCCCTGGTAGGGCCCGGACGTCAGACCCCCTGGGCGCAGGGCGCGGGTATAGGCCTGGGACTCCAGACGTGGCCCCTTTCTCTCGTGCTCTCTGGACCTGGCGCGGGGAACACCTAGAGCCCATAGTCGGCCTCCGGTCCCTGAGGATTCGGAAACTCCTGACGCAGCTAAAGTGAATCTGGCGCTGAGATGTCGCTTCCATGGGCCGGACGCGGAGGGAAGGGGTGCCCAGTTGGGTTCTGGGGCCCTTCCCCTCCTTGGGCTTCCACTATCCCGTTTGACCTCCTTTTTTCTTGGCCCTTCCTCCCCCTTGACCTGGTGCTGACTGATTGCTTCCACCTCCCCTGGGCTGGCGCCGGGCTGCTGTACTCCCGTAGCCTCCCTGGGCCGCTCCCTGACATCCCGTGCCACTCAAGAGTTAGTGCATAGTGTCAACGCGGAGTGGGTTCACAGCACTTCCAGGTGCAGCCTGGAGGCCTCCTTCGGGCTGCCCCCGCCTCAGTGGGGCTACATTAGCATTGGCGACTCCCCTCGCTCACCTTCCGCATCCCATCAGTTGCTGTATCCCGCGACTCCTGCCTCCTAGAATTGTGTGCCCTCCACACCATCAGGAGGCCTGCAGCAGCTTTTCCCCGGGCTCCCTGCTTCTAACAGGGCCAGCTTCTTCCTGCAGTAGAGAGCTCTGGTGGGAGTGAAGGCTCCATCACCTCCTCTCCCAAACGCTGAAAGGCCAAAGGTCCAGCCTCGGCACTGGCTCTGGCTTCTGTCCCTGTAGCCCATCATCCCCCGGCACTGATAGCACACAGTGTCTGCCTGTTCGACCCCACCTTCACACCCTTGCCTGCACTTTGCCTTGAGTGCCTCTCCTGGTCTGGTCTGCCTGTCACCTGCCCTCACCTGGGGGAGGCTTCCCCATACCAAAAGGGATGTTTTCCCTCCGTTCCTTTCCACGGGCCTTCTTTCTCAGACCATGAACCCGTCCTGACCCAGGCTCTGACCTCCTTCCTGCCCAGGTACCTGCTGGAGCAGCGAGACGTGGAGGTGAATGTGCGGGACAAGTGGGACAGCACCCCCTTGTGAGTGCTGgagagaggggtggggagggtgggggttgGTGCACCCCTTCAGCACTGAGGACTGCCTCCTgtacttccttcctcccttcaggTACTATGCCTGCTTGTGTGGGCACGAGGAGCTGGTACTCTACCTTCTGGCCAATGGTGAGAGCAGGGAGCCCGGCTCACGGGTGTGCGTGGGTGCATGCATGCGTGCGTGTGGGTGCATGCATGCGTGCGTGCATTCAAAGGCCTTGATACACATTTGCAAAGCACCACGATTCCTCTCTTACCACCCAGTCGAATCAGCAAGTACTATTATTGCTACTTTAAAACCTTTTCTGTGTCCACCCTGCCCATCTCTACTTCTACGACCTGGGCCCAGTCATCAGCATTTCTCCCCGGACACGATGCCTGCCTCTCTCTTGCCATTGCAGCCAAGTTGATCTTTTCACAGTGAATCTGATGGGCTAAAAATCCTCCAGCGAGTTCCCATTGCCTCTAGGATACAGTGAGCCTGCCTGGCCATGCCCAAGGCTCCACAGGGTCTGCCCTCCCACTGGCCTCATCCTTCGGCTCTCCCTGCTTGCTTGCTGCTTGCTTGCTGCTACACTGGCCTCGCTGGGGCTCCACTGTGCTATGCATACCCCtcttcctgccccagggcctttgcacctgcagtTCCTCCTGCATGGACTGCCCTTCTGCAAACGTTCACATGGCCCACTCCCCCTTCATTCAGGTCTCTGCGTGCCGCCACCATCACAGAGTGACCTTTCATGACTTCCCTTCATTCAGTGCCATTCTTCTTCctattttggttttttctttttttttttttttttggagacagagtcttgctctgtcacccaggctggagtgtagtagtgtgatctcggttcactgcagccttaacctcccaggctcaagtgatcctcctgcctcagccccttcaAATCttcaaatagctgagactacaggcgtgcaccaccacgcctggcaagtttttgtattttttttgcagagatggggtctcactatgttgcccaggttggtctcaaactcctgagcccaagtgatccacctaccttggtctcgcaaagtgcctggattataggtgtgagctgccacgcccagccttgtttttcttAATAGTCCCTGCCATCATTAGGTAGTGGGTTGATTGTCCTGCCTCACTAGAGTATAAGTTCAGCAGGACAGGGACCTGTGTCTCGTTCACTGCTGTGCTCCAGTGTGTGGGACAAGCCCAGCCACCAAGTCAGCTCTCCGTTCTGTGTTGTCTGTCTTCCGTGTGAGTGAGTATGTGCCTGTGTGAGTGCACACAGACGTGCCCATTCGCCTAGCCCTTGACTGGGAGGGTGTTGGGGTCAGAGTGGGCCCAGGGTAATTTGGGAAGGCATCGCCAGAGATTCGGAGCCCCATGTGtgggaaggtggggaggagggacagGGAGATTAGAATTTCCCCCAGGCCCCTTCCCTGCTAACTGGTGAGCCCTGCCTCCCCCAGGAGCCCGCTGCGAGGCCAACACCTTCGATGGTGAGCGCTGCCTCTATGGGGCACTGAGTGACCCCATCCGCCGGGCTCTACGCGATTACAAGCAGGTCACGGCTTCCTGCAGGAGGCGGGATTACTATGACGACTTCTTGCAGCGGTGAGCCAGGGTACACGAGGGGTGCAGCATGGGGTGCGGTGGCCCCGGTGGGTGTGGCGAGTCTGCTCTGACTGTGGCCTGCACTGGGTTCTGAGTGCTCCGAGGAATGGGGTGGGGCTGTGCCAAGTATCCTCCCTCCTGGCTTGTCCCTCCCCAGGCTTCTAGAGCAGGGCATCCACAGTGACGTGGTCTTTGTAGTACACGGGAAGCCATTCCGGGTGCATCGCTGCGTCCTGGGTGCACGTAGTGCCTACTTTGCCAACATGCTGGACACCAAATGGAAGGGCAAGAGTGTCGTGGTTCTCAGGCACCCACTGGTATGTCCCTTCAGGGTGGCAGAGGGGCATGAACTGTCCAGGAACAGCAGGAGGTTGTGCTGGGTGGCTGCCTCTGACATTACTTTCTGGTTTTCTGCCCACAGATCAACCCCGTGGCCTTTGGGGCCCTGCTGCAGTACCTGTACACAGGTGACCCCCTGGGTCCAGGGTAGGAGGAGAGGGAGTGGGCCGTCCTTCTGGACAGCAGTACACCTAGGTGTGGCTGGGCTGACCTTTCACTTCTAGACACTTCATGGTCCCCCGGGGTGGTTCCAGCTGCCTCTCGGGTTGGGTTGCAAGAGAGAGGACTAGTGTGCCTGCTCAGGAAGAGCTTGTCCCACCCACATGCTGAGGCCCTCCCATCTGTTCCCTGGGGCCTGTAGAACAGCTTTTGATGGGGAAACCATGGTGGCAAGTGGGCCCAGGAGTCCTAGTCCTGCAGCCAGGTGGCCAGGTGGGAGGGGATCACCCTTTTTCTGTGGGCCTGATGACAGCTGAGGTCCCGCAGGCCCTCatcctccccactgcccccaggCCGCCTGGACATTGGCGTAGAGCATGTGAGTGACTGTGAGCGCCTGGCCAAGCAATGCCAGCTGTGGGACCTGCTCAGCGACCTGGAGGCCAAGTGCGAGAAGGTGTCTGAGTTTGGTGCGAGCAGGGTTTGGGGCCCGGGGCCATGGGTGCGGCCTGGCAGGGCTGGCCTGGCTCCCTGAAGTTGTTCTTCCCCTGTAGTGGCGTCTAAGCCAGGCACGTGTGTGAAGGTGCTGACCATCGAGCCCCCCCCTGCAGACCCCCGCCTCCGGGAGGACATGGCGCTGCTGGCCGATTGTGCCCTGCCCCCCGAGCTCCGGGTAAGTGCGGGGCTGGTGGGCAGGAAGGGCGTTTTGGGATGGCAGGCCGTGACAGGCAGCCCAGATACTTGGGCTCAATTCCTTGTGTGGCCCTGGACCAGTTACTTCCCTTTTCTGAACCTAGTCGTTCACTTCTGTGAACAACTGCTCTGATGGGGTCACCTCTTCTGTACCCCAGGGTGATCTTTGGGAGCTTCCCTTTCCTTGTCCTGATGGCTTCAACAGCTGCCCTGACATCTGCTTCCGAGTGGCTGGCTGCAGCTTCCTCTGCCACAAGGTGCCTGTGCCCTCCTATTGCCCCTGGCCCCAGCCCGTTGCCCTGAGCCCCCGTCTAGCTCctcaggagacagaccctggCCCTCACACTTCCTGAGCCCGGCCTCCCCCAGGCCTTTTTCTGTGGCCGCAGTGACTACTTCCGGGCCCTGCTGGATGACCACTTCCAAGAGAGCGAGGAGCCAGCGACCTCAGGGGGCCCCCCAGCCGTCACCCTGCATGGCATCTCACCCGACGTCTTCACTCACGTGCTCTACTACGTGTACAGCGACCACACTGAGGTGGGGGCTCAGGCAGAGCTGGGGATGGCACACAACCTGTGCTGCCGTGGGCTGAGAGGGAGCGCCAGGGCCCTGGGGGTCTGTGGAAGGGCCCAGTTGGCCCCATGGTTGACGTTTTGAGAAGGCTGGAGGGGAAGGCTGTgggactttggatttttttttcaggtagagGAAGTTTTGTTGGGCTCCAGAGAGAGGATGAGTGATGAGGCCTGTGTCACAGACACTCCACACTTGTCAGCCACTTGGGATCCTTAGCTTCTCTAgcaggagggtggagggtgggtgggGACAGCCTCCTCTCTGTGGTGCTGCAGATCCCTGGGGTTCTGGGTTCCCAGTCTCCTCTTCCCTTGCTGCCTCCCTCTGTCTTCAGCTGCCCCAAGGTGTCCGTAAGCCAAGGCTGCAGGGCAGCAGCAGAGTGCTGAAGGTTTGCTCTGCCagggtgtgtgagagagagagagtgtgtgtgtgtgtgtgcgtgtgcgcgcATGCGCGCGCACTATAAAGCGATCCCCATATCTGGTGGCTTAAAGAAGAGGGGagtttgtttctccttcacttctgactGAGGTGGGTGCCCCAGGGCAAGTGGCTTGCGGAAGATCAGGTCATCCCTCCATCTTGCCCCTGTATGCCTAAGGGTGAAGGTCAAAAACCTTTTCTCTAAAGGTGAGTGTTTCAGGTTCTGTGGCCCATACAGCCCTGTTGTAGCTACTCAACTCTGTAGCGCAAAGGCAGCCAGAGACAGTACAGAGATGAGTGGGTGAGGctgcattccaataaaactttacttgcACAAACAGGCTGGATTTGGTCCACAGGCCGTAGCTTACCCATCCTGCCTGGGGCATCGCCTTTGGCCATGGAGATTGGGTCCTAGGCAAACTCATGCtctaggaggaagaggaaggcaggGCAAGCAATGCTGTTTTTGTAGAAGCCACCGGAAATTGCACCACTTCTCATGTTCCCCTGGAGAGAACTTCGTGCCTACCTGCCAACAAGGGAGGCTTGGAAAGTCATTCTGTGGCCAGGGCCCTGTtttgtgggggaaggggaggaagcaTGCTGGGAGACAGAGGGCAGTCCCTACTGCTGCTCTACCTCCAGTGGCAGCTCCCTTGTCCATTCCTCCCCGCGGCCTGACAGCCCCTCAGCCTCCATCTTTCCCACCCCCTCTACTGGGCATCTCCTGCAGCTCAGCCCAGCTCTCTGGCCCCTGTACCAGGGGTTACCTTTGCCTACCCTGGAGAAGCTCCCTCTTCAAGGAGCCTCGCCACCCCAAGGGCACCTTGTCTCAGAGTGTGGCTTGGGCTCCTAACCTGGGTTGATACTGGTTGAGCTGTGTGACACTGGGTGAGCTTTGTGATCTTGGGCCAGTTACTTAACTGCTCTGTGCCTCTAGAACATGGGGATAGCGCTCGTCGTCACTTCCTAAGGCCTTGTGCAGATGCATGGGTTACCCAGGTAAAGGAGGTGGCATGGCATATGGCACGTGGCCTGTAAAATGTGGTCGCAGAGCTCCCCTTGTCTCTGTCTGCAGCTTGCTCCCTGTGCCACACAGGCTCTGGCCTGAATCTGAGGGCTTCAGTCTTGTCCAGCACAGGATGTACCTGTAGGtgggctctgtgttcccacagcCTCTTGAGAGGGAGGGAGCTGGTAGATAGTCTCCCACCCCTGGCAGGGTCCCTGCATGGGTCTTGACTAGCTGCCTCTGTCCCACCATTCTGACAGCCCCCGCAGGTAGGCATGGTTATCTATACCTCATAGACTGGGAACTAGAGGTGCAGGGAGGtgcagtgacttgcccagggcccCACAGCTAGAAGTGTCAGACCCAGGTCTGTGTAACTCGGAGCTCAGACCCTGGCTCCTGCGAGGGCCCTGCCTCCTGCGAGGGCCCTGCCTCCCGCCTGCCCTGCCAGCCTGCTCAGGGCATGGGAGAACCCCCCCAGTCTTCTGCCCCCTAGCGGTCTTGCAGATCCCTGTGGGAATCTGGGCCAGCCCCCGACCCCCAAACCCATACATGCGCAGGGAGCTCCTACTCCCACTGGAAACCTTCCCACCAGTGCCCCCCAACCACCGCAGGCCCTAGCCTTGGCTGTTGTGCCCTGGGAGCCGTTGGTGACCTCGGGGGGCACCTTCATCCCTGTCTTCACTGCAGCTGTCCCCTGAGGCAGCCTATGATGTGCTGAGCGTCGCCGACATGTACCTGCTGCCAGGCCTGAAAAGGCTGTGTGGCCGCAGCCTGGCTCAGGTGCTAGACGAGGACACTGTGGTGGGTGTGTGGCACGTGGCCAAGCTCTTCCGCCTGGTGCGGCTTGAGGACCAGTGCACTGAGTACATGGCCAAGGTCATTGAGAAGGTGGGCCAGTGGGCTGCAGTGGGTGGGAAGGAGGGGTGAGAGGGCGGGCACCCCTCCACTGAGCTGGCCCTTCCCGGTCATAGCTGGTGGAGCGGGAGGACTTCGTGGAGGCGGTGAAGGAGGAGGCAGCGGCTGTGGCAGCCCGGCAGGAGACGGACTCTATCCCGCTGGTGGACGACATCCGCTTCCACGTGGCCAGCACGGTGCAGACCTACAGCGCCATAGAGGAGGCACAGCAGCGTCTGCGGGCACTCGAGGACCTGCTCGTGTCCATCGGTCTGGACTGTTGAGCCCCTGGCTGGGCAGCCCCAGGGGCCAGGAGCTCTCTTGGAGACAAGCATGTGTATGCGTTTGTGTGCAGCTCTTCTTCCTGCTCCCTGCACATTGAGGGCTTCATGGGGGGTGCAAGGGGCTCAGTGGGGCTTCTCTTCCCTCCATGAGCCTGGAGACCCCAGGGAAGGATCCATTTGGGATGAGCCCCCTCCCCCCAATGCACAGGTCAGCCCCCAAGACCCTGGGGGTGGGCATCACTCAGGGaaacctggggtgggggtgggctttGGTCTTAGCACTTTCCTTCTCCAGATCCCCCCTACCCACCCCAGTCCCAAATCCAGTCCTCTGGCCCTTGCATAGCCCTGAATTGCTTCTCTAAGCTGGTGTTCCCATGCACAGGGCCATTCAGGAAGGGCTTGGGGAGTGTGTGTGGCAATAAAGCTTGAAGGCACCGTGGGAGCGTGAGCCTGTGTCCTGGGGTACAGCTTGGGAAGGGTGGGGCCTTCTGGAGCCAATGGAGCTGGTGTGACCAAGGAAAGAAGCTCTAGAGTTGGCTCCCAGCAGAGGCTGGCCCAGAGCCCAAGGGCCAGGGTACCTGGCTGAGGAGACCTAGATATCTGCCACTGACCCCAGTGTGGCCTGGGCCCATCCTGGctccctgcctccctgtctcCATGGATGCTGGTTGTGGTGGGCCTCATTCTAGGAGAGGGCCAGGACCAAAATGACCATTTTCTCTCAGCCCAGTGCCAGTCTTTTCCCCAGGGAGGACCTTGTGGCCCTTCGTGCAGGGGCTGCTACCTTATTATGGGAAGGTGAGCTGCAGGGGCCAAGGGAGACCTTTCTCCTTGgccctctgaaggttcactgaaaaattaACTTGCAAAAGGCAGAGTAACAGGAGAAAAGACACGCAAATTTATTTAGCATGTAGACATGGGcgtcttcagaatgaagacccaaagatggGAAGCTGTCCATTGTTAGGCTTAGGCTCAGCAAAGTGTGGCCAGCCGAGTAGAAATGGGATCGGCAAAAAGTGCAGGATCCTATGCTGACTGAACAGGGAAACGCAGCCAGGcctgtctagattcttcttggtctctctgagcagcctgcctgcctgccttctgggtgtggggcaggaccctctggaatgggggtcttatgacctatAGTCAAACAACGTGGATCAGATGATtactttatggccagtttttacacagataTGGCAGAGGGAAAGTGAGAGTCctgtttttaggttttatggttGGCTTTCGGGAAAGGGGGCTCTGGTTTCTAGGGCCTGCCTaggggaagagggattctagtttctgtGGCTAGCCTCGGGATGATGAGACTGAGAGAAGGGGGCAAAAGTTCAGAGAGAAGCTCCTGCTTCTGAGGTTGTTGCTTGGGTCTTCATTTTGGGGTATTTGAGCCCCAAGGGGGTTTCTCACGATGAGCTGCAGGCCTGTGGACCCTCCCAGGCCTCTGCCTTCTAACCTGGTTAAACTCAGTGTCGTGTCATGGCCctgggggaggaaaggaaggcTGGTTCTTTCGCAGGGCTTCTAGTATCAGGTGTCTCCACCCTCCCTGCAGTTATTTCACAGCTGttcatgcttttttttgtttgttttttttttttcttttcagacggattctcgctctgtcgcccaggctggagtgcagtggtgcgatcttgcttggctcactgcaacctccacctcccgagttcaagcaattctgctcagcctcctgagtagctgggattacaggtgcacgccaccatgcccggctaatttttgtatttttagtggacacagggtttcgccctgttggccaggctgagcttgaactcctaacctcaggtgatccgcctgccttggccccacaaagtgctgggattacaggtgtgagccaccatgcccggcctcttcatGCCTTTTTACTAtggtatttttggatttttttcctttttcctccccagTGCATTTTCAGCTGTGTTGCACTGGCATGTTGGTCGTCACCTGGGGGAAGTTGTAGGTCTGAAGTGACCACTAGTGAGGGATCAGCTGGGACAAGTCATGGTGCAGCCTGCAGGAGGTGATGAGTGTGTTGGGGAGGTGTCCTGGGTAGGGCCTGTGGGTGGAGATTGTAGTTTGTGCAAGGGCCTGGGATCCTGAAAACAGCCTGAGATGGGATGGGCTGGCAGGGGTCTGCGCATTGCCAGAGCTGAGCTGCAGCCAGAGGCCCAACCCCCACCGTGGCTCTGCCTTTCACTGCTGGCCACTGCTCTGCCTGTTTGCCTGCCCACAAATTGGGGGTGATTATGGCAACTCCCTCTTACCTAGTGTTTGACCTATCCTGAGCCTGGTGTGTTTGTTAAACAAAGGCTGAGTCCACCtggtgggtgggaggtgggagcacGGGAGTGACAGGGGCACACTCTGGTTGCCATGGGGTACCCAGGAAGGGAAGAGTGAGGCCAGGCTAGTGGCCTAACACCAGCAGGTCTCACCTCAGAGCACACACAAATCCTGGTGTGCCAAGagagatttaaatatttaaataaaaaattttaattcctaTGCATTTCTTTTCATATGCATTAGGGGAGAAAATGAGCTACTACATGAAACCTTTTTTTACAGATGTTATTATTTGAAATCATAAAGTTTCCAATCttgaacaaattttaaataaaaccctAGTAAGAGGGCAGTTTAAGGAAAAATTATCTGGAGTTGGTATTTTAGTGGTTCACTGATACAGCAGATACAGCCAGGTGTACCAGCTATGGCACCTGTTCGGGGAGAGCTGCAGTCTGAGAACTGCCACCCCTCAGGAACTAGGCTGTGTGGTTGTTGGGGCAGCATTCCCCAGCCACACCACAccatttctcactttattttattttattattttatttattttattttatttttttgagacggagtctagccctgtcacccaggctggaatacagtggtgtgatctcggctcactgcaaccttcatctcccaggttcaaatgattctcatgcctcagcctccagagtagctggggctacaggcgcccgccaccatgcccagctaattttcatatttttagtagagacattgtttcaccatgctggccagggtggtctcgaactcctgacctcaagtgatccgcccgcctcagcctcccaaagtgctgggattacaggcatgagccactgcacccggccccattcCTCACTTTAGCCTCAGGCAGAGAAGACAGCGCGATGGGGAAACACTTATGTAGGAAGGTGTCCAATGCGGTATTGCAAATCAACAGGAAGCATTGCCAGCAGCCGCAGCGAGCAGTAAGTGGGGAAGGAACAGAGAGCATGGATGCTCAGAGCTTCCTGTAACTACGAGGGTGGTCAGTGAAGCTTCTGTGTCCCCAAGGAAAAGGTGGAGGACATTCAGGCACTAGGGGGTGCTCCCCAGGCTTATGTGAGAAACCTGTAGCGCAGACAGCCACACAGGAGTAGTGAACTACAACCATGGAATTTGAAATTTAGTGTCTAATACTTGGTTCTAAAATTGGGTTCATTTAAATTCAGAAGTGTGCTCTACTCTGACAAATGTTAAAATAGACTAATAGAAGACACATTTTGACACAGAGGCCCTGGGTTTGAGACTCCTCCATCATCCCTAAACCAGAGGAAGAGTTGCTGCGTGAGAGCTGGGGATATTTGATCTGATTTCTGTTTAGTTTCTGTAATGTAGCTGTGCtacctttaaaattaaaaataaaacaaaacatgtttaTCTCTTTAATTCATTCCTACTCccaggtgaaaaaaaaattttattgttgaatgaaaaatattttcatcatgtgTTATtggaaaaattatatgtattctcTCCCAACTCAAGATACCCACAAATTTTTAACAGACAGAAAAATAGactggtggttcacgcctgtaatcccagcactttgggaggctgaggcaggaggatggtctgagcccaggagtttgagaccagcctgggcagcacactgagactctgtctttccaaaaaataaaaaattagccaggtgtggtggcacgagcctgtagtcccagctactctagaggctgaggtgggaaggtagcttgaacccaggaggttgaggctgcagtgagctgtgactgcaccactgcactccagcctgggcaacagagtgagacgctgtctcagaaaaaaaaaaaaaaagaaagaaaaatcaattggACAATGACAAAATAAGcaatgatggaaaggaaataaacTCCATTTTGCACAGGAAAGGTAGTATAGGGATGGCTTGTTGACCCaccagaagaggaagaagagtgaAGGTGGGGCTGGGCAACCCTCTACCTAAAGCCCCCAACCGACAGGTGGTCCTTTCCCGCAGCAACTGCTGCTCTGAGGGTCTGCTCCCTGCTGTGGCTGGTCTTGGACGCTGCATCATCTGCTGCTGACCCCTTTAGTGACACCACCCTTGGTTAGGTGCAGCTGTTTCCTGCAGGGCCCCGAATGAACATGCCCTTCACCCCTGTGCTCCAGCCATCCTGAGAGTCTCTCAGTTTTGGGGCCTCCCTGAGCTCTCTGCACCTCGAAAACTCCCCCGCAGACCCTTCTGCTGTGCCCCCAACCCCGGCCCGCTCCTGCTCACCT
This region of Gorilla gorilla gorilla isolate KB3781 chromosome 2, NHGRI_mGorGor1-v2.1_pri, whole genome shotgun sequence genomic DNA includes:
- the ABTB1 gene encoding ankyrin repeat and BTB/POZ domain-containing protein 1 isoform X2; this translates as MWAECDHEPVLTQALTSFLPRYLLEQRDVEVNVRDKWDSTPLYYACLCGHEELVLYLLANGARCEANTFDGERCLYGALSDPIRRALRDYKQVTASCRRRDYYDDFLQRLLEQGIHSDVVFVVHGKPFRVHRCVLGARSAYFANMLDTKWKGKSVVVLRHPLINPVAFGALLQYLYTGRLDIGVEHVSDCERLAKQCQLWDLLSDLEAKCEKVSEFVASKPGTCVKVLTIEPPPADPRLREDMALLADCALPPELRGDLWELPFPCPDGFNSCPDICFRVAGCSFLCHKAFFCGRSDYFRALLDDHFQESEEPATSGGPPAVTLHGISPDVFTHVLYYVYSDHTELSPEAAYDVLSVADMYLLPGLKRLCGRSLAQVLDEDTVVGVWHVAKLFRLVRLEDQCTEYMAKVIEKLVEREDFVEAVKEEAAAVAARQETDSIPLVDDIRFHVASTVQTYSAIEEAQQRLRALEDLLVSIGLDC
- the ABTB1 gene encoding ankyrin repeat and BTB/POZ domain-containing protein 1 isoform X6, with protein sequence MWAECGTCWSSETWRYYACLCGHEELVLYLLANGARCEANTFDGERCLYGALSDPIRRALRDYKQVTASCRRRDYYDDFLQRLLEQGIHSDVVFVVHGKPFRVHRCVLGARSAYFANMLDTKWKGKSVVVLRHPLINPVAFGALLQYLYTGRLDIGVEHVSDCERLAKQCQLWDLLSDLEAKCEKVSEFVASKPGTCVKVLTIEPPPADPRLREDMALLADCALPPELRGDLWELPFPCPDGFNSCPDICFRVAGCSFLCHKAFFCGRSDYFRALLDDHFQESEEPATSGGPPAVTLHGISPDVFTHVLYYVYSDHTELSPEAAYDVLSVADMYLLPGLKRLCGRSLAQVLDEDTVVGVWHVAKLFRLVRLEDQCTEYMAKVIEKLVEREDFVEAVKEEAAAVAARQETDSIPLVDDIRFHVASTVQTYSAIEEAQQRLRALEDLLVSIGLDC
- the ABTB1 gene encoding ankyrin repeat and BTB/POZ domain-containing protein 1 isoform X5, giving the protein MGRTRREGVPSTCWSSETWRYYACLCGHEELVLYLLANGARCEANTFDGERCLYGALSDPIRRALRDYKQVTASCRRRDYYDDFLQRLLEQGIHSDVVFVVHGKPFRVHRCVLGARSAYFANMLDTKWKGKSVVVLRHPLINPVAFGALLQYLYTGRLDIGVEHVSDCERLAKQCQLWDLLSDLEAKCEKVSEFVASKPGTCVKVLTIEPPPADPRLREDMALLADCALPPELRGDLWELPFPCPDGFNSCPDICFRVAGCSFLCHKAFFCGRSDYFRALLDDHFQESEEPATSGGPPAVTLHGISPDVFTHVLYYVYSDHTELSPEAAYDVLSVADMYLLPGLKRLCGRSLAQVLDEDTVVGVWHVAKLFRLVRLEDQCTEYMAKVIEKLVEREDFVEAVKEEAAAVAARQETDSIPLVDDIRFHVASTVQTYSAIEEAQQRLRALEDLLVSIGLDC
- the ABTB1 gene encoding ankyrin repeat and BTB/POZ domain-containing protein 1 isoform X9 — protein: MTTSCSGEPGLLEQGIHSDVVFVVHGKPFRVHRCVLGARSAYFANMLDTKWKGKSVVVLRHPLINPVAFGALLQYLYTGRLDIGVEHVSDCERLAKQCQLWDLLSDLEAKCEKVSEFVASKPGTCVKVLTIEPPPADPRLREDMALLADCALPPELRGDLWELPFPCPDGFNSCPDICFRVAGCSFLCHKAFFCGRSDYFRALLDDHFQESEEPATSGGPPAVTLHGISPDVFTHVLYYVYSDHTELSPEAAYDVLSVADMYLLPGLKRLCGRSLAQVLDEDTVVGVWHVAKLFRLVRLEDQCTEYMAKVIEKLVEREDFVEAVKEEAAAVAARQETDSIPLVDDIRFHVASTVQTYSAIEEAQQRLRALEDLLVSIGLDC